TGCATGAGCAATCGCTGATTGCCAATCTGAACATCTCCCAAATCTGTCAAGAAAATGTGAAATGGAAGCACTTAGACCACTTATTCTCCAAGTGCTCTGGTAAAGCAGCGTAGAATGGTGATGGTTTTTGAACAGTCTCCAACAAAATAATAGCGCAAAATGCAAAAAAAAACTTGACAATGGATAATCAGATATAATTATGGCTTTGTTCATGTAAATGGACTCGGTATATGATTTTCCAATACAATGGGTCAAATCTCTTTGGGAAATGACAGGATATAGATCGTGATGTGGCGTGCGCTGTTTATCGGAGCACATAGGGTTTTTGTAAAACAAAGCGAAAGCAGAAAAGACCTTGACACTAAAAGCGTTTACAGATTGAATGCTGTGGGTTTATATGCTGAGGCTTTCAAAAGACAAAGGAGACAATATGTATTGCAATGCAAGGCAACACAATCTTATCGAGTCTGCTGATGTTACTGCAGGACAAAAGCTTACTATTTATGGGGGGGGGGTGCTTTCTTTAGTATGCACTTTGATACTTCTTTTTAGCGCTTCCCATGCATGGTCTGAGCACACTTTTGTTCATTTCATGACGGTAGATCCTACTCAACCAATCACCCAATACAATGTCCACAATATCGGAGATGCTATAAACCTGGGATATACAAATCCTTGGGGGAATACTCTGATCAATGTGGTAGCCGGTGATTTCAATGCTTTCGCTGTAGATCCATTTCGTAGCAATCGCGTGGTAAAAGTGGTGGGCACTAGATCGTCTAATCAATTGCTCACCAGAGTCATAGATTCATACACGACGCTTGCCGCTATCAATGAGAATACACCGAGGCCAGGTAGCTATCTGATCTTTGAGGATATCGCATTCGAAGGTGGCTACTATGGTATTAGGGTGTTTGACACTGAGGAACTACAGGTATTTATTAACAACTGTAGCTTTACAAATCATTTAATGTGGTCAATACATTCAGGTGACCCTCTTACCATAACAAACTGTACTTTTAACATGCCGCCAAATTACATTTACAGCCACGCCTATGGCGCAATTAAGATATCCGGAACAAGCAATTGCAATTATGATATGACTACTACAATCCGCGGCAACACCTTTTCCGGGAGATTCTCAGAACATATAATTGAGCTGGGATATTATGGCGGAGTATCAACATGGCATTTTCTTAAAGCTGCAAACGTAGAAGACAACGTCTTTAACGGTACTTTCTATACCAGTGGCGGTTATCCCACCGGCAATGGTGCGGTGCAAGCTTCCGGAGTTCAGACGCTGAACATCAAGCGCAATATATTTGCCACGAAATCACTTACAACCACCAATCTTCCATTCCAGCTCAGGATTTACGATCCACACCGCATGGACGTTCCTCTGGAATCCCGTGCTCTTAGAGTGTTCAACAACACCTTCTATGCAGACGGAGCTAACTACATTTCCGCGATGGGCATCGACAAAAGGTTCCATACTGCTAGAATTATGAATAACTCGATAAGCAATTTGGATGGTGCAGGTATTCAGTTCTATAGCAGTCCCACAACCGCGTTTGAATACTTCGTGCAAAACAACCTCCTCTACAACTGCGGTAATGACATTGTGAATGCCGGCACGGGCACGGGTTGGAATGTGAGCGGACAAATCTATAGTGATCCTTTGCTGGCTGCCGACGGAAAGCCGATATGGAACAGCACAAGCATCTCTCCTTGCATTGATGCTGGCAATCGTGACACAGATGGAGACGGGATTTCCTGGAGTCCCATCGGAGTGATCCAGCAAGGCGATCCCGATGATTCCGATTTGGATGGCACACCCCTGGATATCGGAGCTATCCGAGCTGATCTTCACCAGTTTGAGGACTACAAAATGCCTGTGAGTGGAGCCATCAAATGGATGAGTTATCCTGTAATCAACAATCTCACGGTCGGTCACAATCTGAATGGAGCTTTCTTTGCGCCAATTCTAAGTATTTATACCTTGGATTGGGTACAGTGGAAGAAACACAATTATGACATTACAACGATGATGTATACTGGTGGACTATTATACAACTACACAGCGGAGGTTACCAGCCCAGTTGGCTATAAAGTGAAGCTGCAGAACAACGTCAGCCAGCCCATTACTTTGAGTACCCCGGGGTTCCTCGCCAATCCCAACACCCAGATACACCTTTTCAAGTATCTGACCGGGACGACTACTATCAATGAAAATTGGATCGGATACTTCCATCGCAGCAGTGCCCATCCCCTTGATGCTTTTGCCCAGGTCCTGAATTACGTAACATCGATCCGCACGCAATACTGGAGCATGGCAAAGGATCCCAAGACCGGCGTCTGGGCGATCCCTCCCGGCAATCTTACACTGAATTATGGAGACATGGTCGTAGTAACCGTAAATCAAGATTGCAGCTTCGTGTGGAACTACACGGTGCCAGTGGATCCCAAGACCAGAGAGATGACCACGGCTTTCAGCTATGAGGAGCTGGCGGATTACACACCAATGTATATTGATATGACGGATCTGGAGGATTTGCCCACGGAGCTTGGCGTATATGTGGATGGTGTGTGCAAAGGCGCGGTAGTGGTTGAGGGGGATCTCACAGATATATGTGTGTATTTGGATAACAACCAGATTATGGATGAACAAAATACCGAAATCGTGCTTTATTATGAAAACAAGGCTTCCATTGGGCAAAGGAAATCATTCAAGCCGGCTGCAAATGAACTGGCAATGCATGCTGAGCCAGGCTTGCGCTACTATACTTTGCAGCTTTCGGAGAAATCTGAGATTGAAAACCTGGCACCGGTTACTCATTTGCTGCAAAACTTCCCCAATCCCTTCAATCCCAGCACCACCATCGCCTATGAACTGGCAGCCGATGGCCCTGTCTGCCTTGAAATCTTCAATGCGCGTGGACAGAAAGTAGCAACTCTTGTAAAAAAACACCAAAGCACCGGCTTGCATAAGCTGGTGTGGGATGGCAAAGATGAAAATGGCCGTCTGGTAGGAAGCGGAGTATATCACTATCGCCTCAAGACGGAAAACAGCAGCATCACTCAAAAGATGCTATTGATGAAATAAGGTTCCCTGGCAGGGAGGGGTTAGCATCCCTCCCTGCACACTATAAAGGATATCGCATGAAAGATCTCTGTATCTGGCTCTTGATACTATCTGCCATTTCCGGATTATCCGCTACGCTGATCACCGTATCAGCAGCCGGTGGCATGGATTTTATGACAATCGGCTCGGCCATAGAATTTGCTTCCGCGGGGGACTCCATACTGGTCTATCCCGGAGTCTATGTGGAAAACGTGGATTTCATCGGGAAAACTATTACTCTGTGCAGCCTGGAAGCAATAACCGGGGATAGGTCCTATGTTCAAAGCACAATTATCGACGGCAATAGCAGTGGTCCCTGTGTGGCATTTCTGAGCGGAGAACAAAATGCCACCCTGAGAGGCTTCACTCTCCGCAATGGCAAGGGCCTTCCTCAGTATTCCGAGGTTGAGA
The Candidatus Cloacimonadaceae bacterium DNA segment above includes these coding regions:
- a CDS encoding FlgD immunoglobulin-like domain containing protein, encoding MPPNYIYSHAYGAIKISGTSNCNYDMTTTIRGNTFSGRFSEHIIELGYYGGVSTWHFLKAANVEDNVFNGTFYTSGGYPTGNGAVQASGVQTLNIKRNIFATKSLTTTNLPFQLRIYDPHRMDVPLESRALRVFNNTFYADGANYISAMGIDKRFHTARIMNNSISNLDGAGIQFYSSPTTAFEYFVQNNLLYNCGNDIVNAGTGTGWNVSGQIYSDPLLAADGKPIWNSTSISPCIDAGNRDTDGDGISWSPIGVIQQGDPDDSDLDGTPLDIGAIRADLHQFEDYKMPVSGAIKWMSYPVINNLTVGHNLNGAFFAPILSIYTLDWVQWKKHNYDITTMMYTGGLLYNYTAEVTSPVGYKVKLQNNVSQPITLSTPGFLANPNTQIHLFKYLTGTTTINENWIGYFHRSSAHPLDAFAQVLNYVTSIRTQYWSMAKDPKTGVWAIPPGNLTLNYGDMVVVTVNQDCSFVWNYTVPVDPKTREMTTAFSYEELADYTPMYIDMTDLEDLPTELGVYVDGVCKGAVVVEGDLTDICVYLDNNQIMDEQNTEIVLYYENKASIGQRKSFKPAANELAMHAEPGLRYYTLQLSEKSEIENLAPVTHLLQNFPNPFNPSTTIAYELAADGPVCLEIFNARGQKVATLVKKHQSTGLHKLVWDGKDENGRLVGSGVYHYRLKTENSSITQKMLLMK